From one Rhizobium lentis genomic stretch:
- a CDS encoding tautomerase family protein, with product MPFVRISLRKGKSPDYLAALADNIQRALVETFDVPENDRFQAIHQHDENELIFDRSYLAGPRSGDFVYISITIGRPRTAEMKAALYRRLADLLAVSPGLRPEDIMIVISTSAPDDWSFGNGIAQMTDPDWRLRVAGGRQ from the coding sequence ATGCCCTTCGTTCGAATTTCCCTTCGCAAAGGCAAGTCGCCGGACTATCTCGCGGCGCTCGCGGACAATATTCAGCGCGCGCTAGTCGAGACTTTCGACGTGCCTGAAAACGACCGCTTCCAGGCCATCCACCAGCATGACGAGAACGAGCTGATCTTCGATCGCAGTTATCTCGCAGGTCCGCGCTCCGGCGATTTCGTCTACATCTCGATCACCATCGGCAGACCCCGCACGGCCGAGATGAAGGCCGCACTCTACCGGCGTCTCGCGGATCTCCTGGCAGTGTCACCCGGCCTTCGGCCCGAGGACATCATGATCGTCATCAGCACCAGCGCGCCTGATGACTGGTCCTTCGGCAACGGCATCGCCCAGATGACCGATCCGGACTGGCGGCTGCGGGTAGCAGGAGGTCGGCAATGA
- a CDS encoding cupin domain-containing protein — protein MSASNPKTMTVSRPGKVVRSPEGVATAPFWVEMLLEGADGENTAMRATLDPGTITRWHTHPRGQLLYVLSGQGLAQNEGGPVEELRAGDAVWFAPGERHWHGAADDSPFSYISIQPADNGSFVEWLDPVDARP, from the coding sequence ATGAGCGCTTCGAACCCGAAAACGATGACCGTCAGCCGTCCCGGCAAGGTGGTCCGCTCGCCCGAAGGCGTGGCAACCGCGCCCTTCTGGGTCGAGATGCTGCTCGAAGGCGCCGACGGTGAAAACACTGCGATGCGCGCCACCCTCGATCCCGGCACCATCACCCGCTGGCACACCCATCCCAGGGGGCAGTTGCTCTATGTCCTTTCGGGACAAGGCCTGGCTCAGAACGAGGGCGGCCCGGTCGAAGAATTGCGTGCCGGCGATGCGGTCTGGTTTGCGCCCGGCGAACGCCATTGGCATGGCGCCGCCGATGACAGCCCGTTCAGCTATATCAGCATCCAGCCGGCGGACAATGGCAGCTTCGTCGAATGGCTGGATCCGGTGGACGCACGGCCATGA
- a CDS encoding DUF4865 family protein: MIAMQYSFTMPADYDMSIIDRRMREKGPLLDGFPNLGFKAYLSARRNKFGDRDNLYAPFYLWQKPEGANEFLCGPGFEALTGAFGWTQVRTWIVWQAAVSPDIAAAAFATRDIMQTEPYAPLADIRRAESAEAVADLEAGALASVSGFEPTTWTRVRFRLWKDMPEIGDQTQAYRVGHLSLPR, translated from the coding sequence ATGATCGCCATGCAATACAGCTTCACCATGCCGGCCGACTACGACATGTCGATCATCGACCGCCGCATGCGCGAAAAGGGACCATTACTCGACGGCTTCCCCAATCTCGGCTTCAAGGCCTATCTCAGCGCACGCAGGAACAAATTCGGCGACCGCGACAACCTCTACGCACCCTTCTATCTCTGGCAGAAGCCCGAAGGAGCAAACGAGTTCCTATGCGGGCCGGGCTTCGAAGCGCTCACCGGCGCCTTCGGCTGGACTCAGGTGAGGACATGGATTGTCTGGCAGGCGGCCGTCTCTCCCGATATCGCAGCAGCGGCCTTTGCCACCCGCGACATCATGCAGACGGAACCCTACGCGCCGCTCGCCGATATCCGCCGGGCCGAAAGCGCAGAAGCCGTAGCCGATCTGGAAGCAGGCGCGCTCGCCTCCGTCTCCGGCTTCGAACCGACGACATGGACACGCGTGCGCTTCAGACTATGGAAAGACATGCCCGAGATCGGCGACCAGACGCAGGCTTATCGCGTCGGTCACCTATCCCTGCCTCGCTAA
- a CDS encoding LysE family translocator, whose protein sequence is MDVVTLIAFAAVSFVGIATPGPTVLLALTNGSRHGLRRAVTGMIGAVLSDFVLIGAVAIGLGALLAASEFWFSMLKWVGAAYLAFLGIMLLRSKGTIDAALKSDEARAMQSTLSIGLKSFMVAATNPKGYLFFSAFLPQFIDPTQPQPGQYALLALIFAAIDFIIMFGYAFFGSQAVRFLKTSGALWLERACGGALLALAGSLAFYRRATA, encoded by the coding sequence ATGGATGTCGTCACGCTTATCGCTTTTGCAGCCGTTTCCTTCGTCGGCATCGCGACACCGGGGCCAACGGTGCTGCTGGCGTTGACCAACGGTTCAAGGCACGGCCTGCGCCGCGCGGTCACCGGCATGATCGGCGCGGTGCTTTCCGATTTCGTGCTGATCGGCGCCGTGGCGATCGGGCTCGGGGCGCTGCTTGCGGCATCGGAATTCTGGTTCTCGATGTTGAAATGGGTGGGTGCGGCCTATCTCGCCTTTCTCGGCATCATGCTGTTACGTTCCAAGGGCACGATCGATGCGGCGCTGAAGTCGGACGAGGCGAGGGCCATGCAATCGACCCTTTCGATCGGGCTGAAGAGCTTCATGGTCGCGGCGACCAATCCGAAAGGTTATCTGTTCTTCTCGGCCTTCCTGCCGCAGTTCATCGATCCCACCCAGCCACAGCCGGGGCAGTATGCGCTTCTGGCGCTCATTTTTGCCGCGATCGATTTTATCATCATGTTCGGCTACGCCTTCTTCGGCTCGCAGGCGGTACGCTTTCTGAAGACCTCTGGCGCCTTATGGCTGGAGCGGGCCTGCGGCGGAGCGCTGCTGGCCCTCGCCGGCTCGCTTGCCTTCTATCGCCGGGCAACAGCTTGA
- the pyk gene encoding pyruvate kinase yields MKRNRKVKILATLGPASSEESMIEKLHQAGADVFRINMSHASHDLMRTLIQRIRSVEARSGRPIGILADLQGPKLRVGKFTDSKVDLKPGQTFTLDNNEALGDATRVYLPHPEILESVQPGHRLLIDDGKLCLRADKCDGKSIVTTVISGTRISDRKGVSLPDTLLGVGALTDKDRADLEAVLATDDVDWVALSFVQRPDDLAEVRKIARGRVGLMSKIEKPQALERIEEIIELSDALMVARGDLGVEMPLESVPGIQKQLIRACRRSGKPVVVATQMLESMISAPVPTRAEVSDVATAVFEGADAVMLSAESASGDYPVEAVSTMASIAGAIEREPHYPGIIYAQRAQPEATGADAISLAARQIAETLKLSAIVCYTSSGTTGLRASRERPQVPILALSPIIKTARRLAIVWGLHCVVTHDATDLDDMVNRACRIVADEGFGKPGDRIIISAGVPLGTPGATNMIRIAYIGSDGQSGI; encoded by the coding sequence ATGAAGCGTAATCGCAAAGTGAAAATCCTCGCCACCCTCGGGCCCGCCTCCTCCGAGGAATCGATGATCGAGAAGCTGCACCAGGCCGGTGCCGACGTCTTCCGCATCAATATGAGCCATGCGAGCCACGATCTGATGCGAACGCTCATCCAGCGCATCCGCTCGGTTGAGGCGCGCTCGGGCCGGCCGATCGGCATTCTCGCCGACTTGCAGGGGCCGAAGCTGCGCGTCGGCAAGTTTACCGATAGCAAGGTAGACCTGAAACCCGGCCAGACCTTCACGCTCGACAACAATGAAGCGCTCGGCGATGCCACACGCGTCTACCTCCCGCATCCCGAGATCCTGGAATCGGTGCAGCCTGGCCACCGTCTGCTGATCGACGACGGCAAGCTCTGCCTGCGCGCCGACAAGTGCGACGGCAAGAGCATCGTCACGACGGTGATTTCGGGCACGCGCATTTCCGACCGCAAGGGCGTCAGCCTTCCCGACACGCTTCTTGGCGTCGGTGCGCTGACCGACAAGGACCGTGCCGATCTCGAAGCCGTGCTCGCCACCGATGATGTCGATTGGGTGGCGCTTTCCTTCGTCCAGCGTCCAGACGACCTTGCCGAAGTGCGCAAGATCGCCCGCGGCCGCGTCGGTCTGATGTCGAAGATCGAAAAACCGCAGGCTCTCGAGCGCATCGAGGAGATTATCGAGCTTTCCGACGCCTTGATGGTCGCCCGCGGCGACCTCGGCGTCGAAATGCCGCTGGAATCGGTTCCCGGCATCCAGAAGCAGCTGATCCGCGCCTGCCGCCGGTCGGGCAAGCCGGTGGTCGTCGCCACGCAGATGCTGGAATCGATGATCTCCGCGCCAGTTCCGACACGCGCTGAAGTTTCCGACGTCGCGACCGCCGTCTTCGAAGGAGCTGACGCCGTGATGCTCTCGGCCGAATCGGCTTCGGGCGACTATCCGGTCGAGGCCGTCTCGACCATGGCGTCGATTGCCGGCGCCATCGAGCGCGAGCCGCATTATCCAGGCATCATCTATGCCCAGCGCGCCCAGCCGGAAGCGACCGGCGCCGATGCGATCTCGCTTGCCGCCCGTCAGATCGCCGAAACGCTGAAGCTGTCGGCGATCGTCTGCTACACATCGTCCGGCACGACAGGCCTTCGCGCCTCGCGCGAGCGGCCGCAGGTACCGATCCTGGCGCTGTCGCCGATCATCAAGACGGCGCGCCGACTTGCCATCGTCTGGGGCCTGCATTGCGTCGTCACTCATGACGCGACCGACCTCGACGACATGGTCAACCGCGCCTGCCGCATCGTCGCGGACGAAGGCTTCGGAAAGCCGGGCGACCGCATCATCATCTCGGCCGGCGTTCCGCTCGGCACACCAGGCGCTACGAACATGATCCGCATCGCCTATATCGGCTCGGACGGCCAGAGCGGCATCTGA
- a CDS encoding DUF1036 domain-containing protein, which translates to MGAVLIQAAPSFLTRSGPLVRLALFALAAIMPFFIADAARADFRVCNGTQNLVGVAIGYRAKDGWITEGWWQVPATTCATLIEGELQSRYYYLYAEDAARGGRWTGDVQMCVAENEFKIAGVQDCYARGYQKMGFKEYDTGRQGSWMVQLSDTPGTQESQN; encoded by the coding sequence TTGGGAGCCGTGTTGATCCAAGCCGCGCCAAGTTTCCTCACGCGGTCCGGACCGCTGGTCCGACTCGCTCTGTTCGCTCTTGCAGCTATTATGCCCTTCTTCATCGCAGATGCCGCGCGCGCGGATTTTCGCGTGTGCAACGGAACGCAGAATCTCGTCGGGGTGGCGATCGGGTACCGGGCCAAGGATGGCTGGATCACGGAAGGCTGGTGGCAGGTGCCGGCAACAACCTGCGCCACGCTGATCGAGGGAGAATTGCAGTCGCGCTATTATTACCTCTACGCCGAGGACGCCGCCCGGGGAGGACGATGGACGGGCGACGTGCAGATGTGCGTGGCGGAAAACGAATTCAAGATCGCGGGCGTGCAGGATTGTTATGCCCGCGGTTATCAGAAGATGGGTTTCAAGGAATATGACACGGGCCGCCAGGGCAGCTGGATGGTTCAACTCTCCGACACCCCAGGGACGCAAGAAAGTCAGAATTGA
- a CDS encoding N-formylglutamate amidohydrolase, with product MDDFQSFEILAGKHDKGMVILADHAMNRLPVRYGRLGLPEPAFARHIAYDIGIEGLTRQLSAKLGVPAVLGGFSRLLIDPNRGEDDPTLIMKISDGAVISGNHPITQQEWNHRIEAFHRPYHNAVAETIDTVANATGKAPLVLSLHSFTPAWKSIPRPWHAAVLWDSDRRAVGPLLDMLRADPDLVVGDNEPYDGALKGDTMYRHCMVTGIPHALLEVRQDLIADEAGISAWAERLAPIFAAMNEDPALHEYDVHISRTGPY from the coding sequence ATGGACGACTTCCAATCCTTCGAAATCCTAGCCGGAAAACATGACAAAGGCATGGTGATCCTCGCGGACCACGCGATGAACCGTCTTCCCGTCCGGTATGGCAGGCTCGGCCTGCCTGAGCCTGCCTTCGCCCGTCATATCGCCTATGACATTGGCATTGAAGGCCTGACGCGGCAGCTTTCGGCAAAGCTCGGCGTGCCGGCGGTGCTCGGCGGCTTCTCACGCCTGCTGATCGACCCGAACAGGGGCGAGGACGATCCGACGCTGATCATGAAAATATCAGACGGCGCCGTCATATCAGGCAATCATCCGATTACGCAGCAGGAGTGGAACCACCGCATCGAAGCCTTTCACCGCCCCTATCACAATGCGGTGGCGGAAACGATCGACACGGTAGCGAACGCCACCGGCAAGGCGCCGCTGGTGCTGTCGCTGCACTCCTTCACCCCCGCCTGGAAGAGTATTCCCCGCCCCTGGCATGCCGCAGTTCTCTGGGACAGCGACCGGCGCGCCGTCGGCCCGCTGCTCGACATGTTGCGCGCTGACCCCGATCTCGTCGTCGGCGACAACGAACCCTATGACGGCGCATTGAAGGGCGATACCATGTATCGCCATTGCATGGTTACGGGCATTCCGCATGCCCTGCTCGAGGTGCGCCAGGACCTGATCGCAGACGAGGCCGGGATTTCGGCCTGGGCCGAGCGCCTTGCGCCGATCTTTGCGGCGATGAACGAAGATCCCGCCCTGCACGAATACGACGTCCATATTTCGCGCACGGGCCCCTACTGA
- a CDS encoding DUF1244 domain-containing protein — translation MTALSKEQQTEFEAAAFRRLVAHLRERSDVQNIDLMNLAGFCRNCLSNWYREAAEAEGVAVTRDESREIVYDMPYEDWKNLHQNEASPVQKAAFELNKPHK, via the coding sequence ATGACCGCGCTCAGCAAGGAACAGCAGACTGAATTCGAGGCCGCCGCCTTTCGCCGCCTGGTCGCCCATCTTCGTGAACGCAGCGACGTTCAGAACATCGATCTGATGAATCTGGCCGGCTTCTGCCGCAACTGCCTGTCGAACTGGTACCGGGAAGCGGCCGAAGCCGAAGGCGTCGCGGTCACGAGGGACGAATCGCGGGAAATTGTCTACGACATGCCCTACGAAGACTGGAAGAACCTTCACCAGAACGAGGCTTCGCCTGTGCAAAAGGCTGCTTTTGAACTGAACAAGCCACACAAATAG
- a CDS encoding DUF2312 domain-containing protein — MSDAHGVARDQLRAFIERIERLEEEKKTIADDIKDVYGEAKGMGFDTKILKKVVALRKKDEQERMEEEAILDTYLHALGMIEAAPEG; from the coding sequence ATGTCTGATGCTCATGGCGTCGCCCGCGATCAGCTTCGCGCTTTCATCGAGCGCATTGAACGGCTGGAAGAAGAAAAGAAGACCATCGCCGACGATATCAAGGACGTCTATGGCGAAGCCAAGGGAATGGGCTTCGACACCAAGATCCTGAAGAAGGTCGTGGCACTGCGCAAGAAGGACGAGCAGGAGCGCATGGAAGAGGAAGCGATCCTCGACACCTATCTGCATGCGCTCGGCATGATTGAAGCCGCGCCGGAAGGCTGA
- a CDS encoding sigma-54-dependent transcriptional regulator, which produces MTGYNELKGAGQILVVEDDPVQRRLLKNAIERHGHVVHQAENGRIGLEMVKRDSGLFNVIVLDLMMPEMTGLEFLDALHELGTQVPVIVQTGQGGIETVVQAMRAGAFDFVVKPVSPERIATSISNAMKLDQREVKARAGRRSRSGSVGFDDIVSASPAMIRVIDLAQRAAQSNIPVVLEGESGVGKELVARAIQSGGERSNKPFVTVNCGAIPHNLVESILFGHEKGAFTGATERHIGKFMEADGGTIFLDEIGDLPLEVQVKLLRAVQQGEIETVGARTAHKVNVRLISATNKDLIEEVKNGHFREDLYYRLNVFPITIPALRKRKEDIPHLVRVFADRFSSEQKNGRRMTVNSGALALLTAYDWPGNIRQLENAIFRAVVLAEGPELTEADFPQIAAQLPEYEVVDHLALVADNTGLDPEEVYGEDYRAPTPGEVHHRFAETSENAIASVNPSGDVRKLADVEEELIRFALKFYRGQMSQVARKLGIGRSTLYRKLKDYGIDPDNPQKDAA; this is translated from the coding sequence ATGACCGGTTACAATGAGCTCAAGGGAGCAGGGCAAATTCTCGTGGTCGAGGACGACCCGGTGCAGCGCCGCCTGCTCAAGAACGCAATCGAGCGTCACGGCCATGTCGTGCACCAGGCGGAAAACGGGCGTATCGGCCTGGAAATGGTCAAGCGCGACAGCGGCCTTTTCAACGTCATCGTGCTCGACCTGATGATGCCCGAGATGACCGGCCTTGAGTTCCTCGACGCGCTTCATGAACTCGGTACGCAGGTCCCCGTCATCGTGCAAACGGGCCAGGGCGGCATCGAGACCGTGGTGCAGGCGATGCGCGCCGGCGCTTTCGATTTCGTCGTCAAGCCGGTCTCGCCCGAACGCATCGCCACCTCGATCTCCAATGCGATGAAGCTCGACCAGCGAGAGGTGAAGGCGCGGGCCGGACGCCGGTCGCGCTCGGGCTCCGTCGGTTTCGACGACATCGTTTCGGCAAGCCCGGCGATGATCCGCGTCATCGATCTCGCCCAGCGGGCAGCGCAGTCCAACATTCCCGTCGTGCTCGAAGGCGAATCCGGCGTCGGCAAGGAGCTGGTGGCGCGCGCAATCCAATCCGGCGGCGAACGCTCGAACAAGCCGTTCGTCACCGTCAATTGCGGAGCGATCCCGCATAACCTCGTCGAAAGCATTCTCTTCGGCCACGAAAAGGGCGCCTTCACCGGCGCGACCGAACGTCACATCGGCAAATTCATGGAAGCCGATGGCGGCACCATCTTCCTTGACGAGATCGGCGATTTGCCGCTCGAGGTGCAGGTGAAACTGCTGCGCGCCGTGCAGCAGGGTGAGATCGAGACGGTCGGCGCGCGCACCGCGCACAAGGTCAATGTCCGACTGATTTCGGCCACCAACAAGGACCTGATCGAAGAAGTCAAGAACGGCCATTTCCGCGAGGATCTCTACTATCGCCTCAATGTCTTCCCGATCACCATTCCGGCGCTGCGCAAGCGCAAGGAGGACATTCCGCACCTGGTGCGCGTCTTTGCCGACCGTTTCTCCAGCGAACAGAAGAACGGCCGCCGCATGACGGTGAATTCCGGTGCGCTGGCGCTGCTGACCGCCTATGATTGGCCGGGCAATATCCGCCAGCTCGAGAACGCGATCTTCCGCGCAGTCGTCCTCGCCGAAGGGCCTGAGCTGACCGAGGCGGATTTCCCGCAGATTGCCGCCCAGCTTCCAGAATATGAAGTGGTGGACCACCTGGCGCTCGTTGCCGACAATACCGGTCTCGATCCGGAGGAGGTATATGGCGAGGATTACCGGGCGCCGACGCCGGGGGAGGTGCACCACCGCTTCGCTGAGACTTCCGAAAATGCGATCGCCAGCGTCAATCCTTCCGGGGACGTGCGCAAGCTTGCCGATGTTGAGGAGGAGCTCATCCGATTCGCACTCAAATTCTATCGCGGTCAGATGAGTCAAGTGGCGCGCAAACTTGGCATCGGCCGGTCCACACTTTATCGCAAGCTCAAAGATTACGGCATAGATCCGGATAATCCCCAGAAAGATGCTGCATAA